Proteins encoded by one window of Streptacidiphilus sp. PB12-B1b:
- a CDS encoding ABC transporter ATP-binding protein, with protein sequence MSEDAHGAAAVAATDAAPAAPADGVLLRATGLTRHFQIGGAFSRRTLHAVDDAELTIGRNEIVALAGESGSGKSTVARLLAMVYQPTAGEIHFDGTPLSALRSRKSRLAYRSQAPMVFQDPFSSINPVYRISHGILRSLTLHRPELDKEARTAEAERLLTVVGLTPAATYMNKYPYEMSGGQRQRVGFAQALASNPKLIIADEPVSMLDASIRIGLLNLMAELRDRSGVSFLYITHDLASARYAADRLVVMYAGHIVEQGPIEDILAEPRHPYTQLLLATVPDPRAPLSELAGADRGEPPRVVDPAPGCRFRARCPLAVEQCATVTPPLRLLGDGHQVACHLAESVTATTWTDRAAQEPDQQSAKESA encoded by the coding sequence ATGAGCGAGGACGCACACGGCGCCGCAGCGGTCGCCGCCACCGACGCCGCACCGGCCGCGCCCGCCGACGGGGTGCTGCTCCGGGCCACCGGACTGACCCGGCACTTCCAGATCGGCGGGGCCTTCTCCCGGCGCACCCTGCACGCCGTCGACGACGCCGAACTCACCATCGGCCGCAACGAGATCGTCGCCCTGGCCGGGGAGAGCGGCAGCGGCAAGTCCACCGTCGCCCGGCTGCTGGCCATGGTCTACCAGCCCACCGCCGGCGAGATCCACTTCGACGGCACCCCGCTGTCCGCCCTGCGCTCCCGCAAGAGCCGGCTGGCCTACCGCAGCCAGGCGCCGATGGTGTTCCAGGACCCGTTCAGCTCCATCAACCCGGTCTACCGGATCTCCCACGGCATCCTGCGCAGCCTCACCCTGCACCGCCCGGAGCTGGACAAGGAGGCCCGCACCGCCGAGGCCGAACGGCTGCTCACCGTGGTCGGGCTCACCCCCGCCGCCACGTACATGAACAAGTACCCGTACGAGATGAGCGGCGGCCAGCGCCAACGCGTCGGCTTCGCCCAGGCGTTGGCGTCCAACCCGAAGCTGATCATCGCGGACGAGCCGGTCTCCATGCTGGACGCGTCCATCCGGATCGGCCTGCTCAACCTGATGGCCGAGCTGCGCGACCGCTCCGGGGTGTCGTTCCTCTACATCACCCACGACCTCGCCAGCGCCCGCTACGCCGCCGACCGGCTGGTCGTCATGTACGCCGGGCACATCGTCGAGCAGGGCCCGATCGAGGACATCCTGGCCGAGCCCCGGCACCCCTACACACAGCTGCTGCTGGCCACCGTGCCGGACCCGCGGGCACCGCTGTCCGAACTGGCCGGAGCCGACCGGGGCGAGCCGCCGCGCGTGGTCGACCCCGCGCCGGGCTGCCGCTTCCGCGCCCGCTGCCCGCTCGCCGTCGAGCAGTGCGCCACGGTCACCCCGCCGCTGCGGCTGCTCGGCGACGGCCACCAGGTGGCCTGCCACCTCGCCGAGAGCGTCACCGCCACCACCTGGACCGACCGCGCCGCCCAGGAACCCGACCAGCAGTCCGCCAAGGAGTCGGCATGA
- a CDS encoding ABC transporter ATP-binding protein translates to MSRLRDVRSLSPSEPPTAPPAATDGPLLDVRDLVVEYATGKGPVRAVDRVSFTLRRGEFLGIVGESGCGKSTLLFGIAQLLSAPAGITGGEVWFRGQNLVGLTEKQLRPVRWANLSVVMQSAMNALNPVKTIGAQYRDVLRAHSFDTDIPARSREVLELVGVDPVHLDSYPHQLSGGMRQRAMIAMALLFTPDLIVMDEPTSALDVVAQRSLMVQIKELQRELGFAIIFVTHDMSLVSHFSDRLIVMYGGQIAELGDTRTVFDTPRHPYSRGLLEAFPSIRGPKVPLLGIPGTPPDLGAPPPGCRFAPRCPVAVPACTEAGPELYDVDQVLVRCLLHEPGRISKEDVPA, encoded by the coding sequence GTGTCACGACTTCGTGACGTCCGGTCCCTGTCCCCGTCCGAGCCCCCCACGGCGCCCCCGGCCGCGACCGACGGCCCGCTGCTGGACGTCCGCGACCTGGTCGTGGAGTACGCCACCGGGAAGGGCCCGGTGCGCGCCGTGGACCGCGTCAGCTTCACCCTGCGGCGCGGGGAGTTCCTCGGCATCGTCGGCGAGTCCGGCTGCGGCAAGTCCACGCTGCTGTTCGGCATCGCCCAACTCCTCAGCGCCCCGGCCGGGATCACCGGCGGCGAGGTCTGGTTCCGCGGCCAGAACCTGGTCGGGCTGACCGAGAAGCAGCTGCGCCCGGTCCGCTGGGCCAACCTGTCCGTGGTGATGCAGAGCGCCATGAACGCGCTCAACCCGGTCAAGACCATCGGCGCCCAGTACCGCGACGTGCTGCGGGCCCACAGTTTCGACACCGACATCCCGGCCCGCTCCCGCGAGGTGCTGGAGCTGGTCGGCGTCGACCCGGTGCACCTGGACAGCTACCCGCACCAGCTCTCCGGCGGCATGCGGCAGCGCGCCATGATCGCCATGGCGCTGCTGTTCACCCCCGACCTGATCGTGATGGACGAACCCACCTCGGCCCTGGACGTCGTCGCCCAGCGCTCGCTGATGGTGCAGATCAAGGAGCTCCAGCGGGAGCTGGGCTTCGCCATCATCTTCGTCACCCACGACATGTCGCTGGTCAGCCACTTCTCCGACCGGCTGATCGTGATGTACGGCGGGCAGATCGCCGAACTCGGCGACACCCGCACGGTGTTCGACACCCCCCGGCACCCCTACAGCCGGGGCCTGCTGGAGGCGTTCCCGTCGATCCGCGGCCCCAAGGTGCCGCTGCTGGGCATCCCCGGCACCCCGCCCGACCTCGGCGCGCCGCCCCCCGGCTGCCGCTTCGCCCCCCGCTGCCCGGTCGCCGTGCCCGCCTGCACCGAGGCCGGGCCGGAACTGTACGACGTCGACCAGGTCCTCGTGCGCTGCCTGCTGCACGAGCCCGGACGCATCAGCAAGGAGGACGTCCCGGCATGA
- a CDS encoding ABC transporter permease, with protein sequence MTSLLRSIRHNGKAVTGLLIMLVFVVMALVPDLIVSGNPATDTKAVSLGVSSKHLLGTTAFGQDIWLQVVHGARPALLIAVISGLLATVLSVLIGVGAAYLGGIWDDALNLFTDVVLVLPTLPLVIVIAGYFSQHSISVMIIVLVVTGWSYGARQLRSQALSLRNRDFLEAAKVRGERSSYIIVFELLPNMTSLIVANFLGAALYSLLTASTLEFIGLGDTSSYDWGTMLYWAQNNSALQTGAYVWAAAPGICIALLAAAFALLNNAFDEISNPALRPVRRLRVTTS encoded by the coding sequence ATGACTTCTCTGCTCCGCTCGATCCGGCACAACGGCAAGGCCGTCACCGGCCTGCTCATCATGCTCGTCTTCGTGGTGATGGCCCTGGTGCCCGACCTCATCGTCTCCGGGAACCCGGCCACCGACACCAAGGCCGTCTCGCTCGGCGTCTCCTCGAAGCACCTGCTCGGCACCACCGCCTTCGGCCAGGACATCTGGCTGCAGGTGGTGCACGGCGCCCGGCCGGCGCTGCTGATCGCGGTCATCTCCGGCCTGCTGGCCACCGTGCTGTCGGTGCTGATCGGCGTCGGCGCCGCCTACCTCGGCGGGATCTGGGACGACGCGCTGAACCTGTTCACCGACGTGGTGCTGGTGCTGCCGACGCTGCCGCTGGTCATCGTCATCGCCGGCTACTTCAGCCAGCACAGCATCAGCGTCATGATCATCGTCCTGGTGGTCACCGGCTGGTCCTACGGCGCGCGCCAACTGCGGTCGCAGGCGCTGTCGTTGCGCAACCGGGACTTCCTGGAGGCGGCCAAGGTCCGCGGCGAGCGCAGCTCCTACATCATCGTGTTCGAGCTGCTGCCCAACATGACCTCGCTGATCGTCGCCAACTTCCTCGGCGCCGCCCTCTACTCGCTGCTGACCGCCTCCACGCTGGAGTTCATCGGGCTCGGCGACACCAGCTCCTACGACTGGGGCACGATGCTCTACTGGGCCCAGAACAACTCCGCGCTGCAGACCGGCGCGTACGTCTGGGCCGCCGCCCCCGGCATCTGCATCGCCCTGCTCGCCGCCGCGTTCGCCCTGCTGAACAACGCCTTCGACGAGATCAGCAACCCCGCCCTGCGCCCCGTGAGGAGGCTCCGTGTCACGACTTCGTGA
- a CDS encoding ABC transporter permease, whose translation MRFLLRRLGFFVLTLWAALTINFAIPRMLPGSPVDALIAKFHGKLTGASLQAMEAALGFKNHQSLLQQYLTYLKDCATLNFGVSSSQFPASVDSIVGAAIPWTLGLVGVTTVLAFVLGTAIGAIGAWKRGGKLDSVLPPLFVVGTGLPYFWIGIMLIMLFADINPWLPSAFGSDNDVVQGWNGAFVGSVVTHAVLPAASLLITSIGGWVLTMRNTMVTTLAEDYIRMARAKGLPAHRIMIDYAARNSILPNVTGFAMSMGFVVSGAVAVEYVFSYPGVGYQMVQAVDNEDFPVMQCLFLVITVAVLVSVLISDIATAILDPRTRSAR comes from the coding sequence GTGAGATTCCTGCTCCGCCGTCTGGGTTTCTTCGTGCTCACCCTGTGGGCCGCACTGACCATCAACTTCGCCATCCCGCGGATGCTCCCCGGAAGCCCGGTGGACGCCCTGATTGCGAAGTTCCACGGCAAGCTCACTGGAGCCTCGCTCCAGGCCATGGAGGCCGCGCTCGGCTTCAAGAACCACCAGAGCCTGCTGCAGCAGTACCTGACCTACCTGAAGGACTGCGCGACCCTGAACTTCGGGGTCTCCTCCTCGCAGTTCCCGGCCTCGGTGGACAGCATCGTCGGCGCGGCCATCCCGTGGACGCTGGGCCTGGTCGGGGTGACCACCGTGCTGGCGTTCGTGCTGGGCACCGCGATCGGCGCGATCGGCGCCTGGAAGCGCGGCGGCAAGCTCGACAGCGTCCTGCCGCCGCTGTTCGTGGTCGGCACCGGACTGCCGTACTTCTGGATCGGCATCATGCTGATCATGCTGTTCGCCGACATCAACCCCTGGCTGCCGTCGGCCTTCGGCAGCGACAACGACGTGGTCCAGGGCTGGAACGGGGCCTTCGTCGGCTCGGTGGTCACGCACGCGGTCCTGCCGGCCGCCTCGCTGCTGATCACCTCCATCGGCGGCTGGGTGCTGACCATGCGCAACACCATGGTCACCACGCTCGCCGAGGACTACATCCGGATGGCCCGGGCCAAGGGCCTGCCCGCGCACCGCATCATGATCGACTACGCCGCGCGCAACTCGATCCTGCCCAACGTCACCGGCTTCGCCATGTCGATGGGGTTCGTGGTCAGCGGCGCGGTCGCGGTCGAGTACGTCTTCTCCTACCCCGGTGTCGGCTACCAGATGGTCCAGGCCGTGGACAACGAGGACTTCCCCGTCATGCAGTGCCTGTTCCTGGTGATCACCGTGGCGGTGCTGGTCTCGGTGCTGATCTCCGACATTGCGACGGCCATTCTCGACCCCCGCACCCGGTCCGCGAGGTAA
- a CDS encoding ABC transporter substrate-binding protein has product MHQGFLKRSGRVLGVAAVAASMLLVSACGGSGGTSGGGDANAVLTVSNESGGLWTCSFNPFNSGVSFLSMGDVYEPLMFVNALQNDKTTPWLATAFAWSNSNTTLTFTIRNGVKWNDGTAMTAADVLFTFDELKKFPALDLNSVWSVLSSVQQSGSDQIVFHFKTAATPYFYYIADQIPIIPQHVWGSIKDPVTYTDADPVATGMYVVKPCTPQNITYKPNSHYWQPGLPKVKTLEYPAFTSNDSANNYLATGQAQWGAQFIPNIQKYYLDKSSNYHSWEPPITQVSMFPNEKDPLLGNATVRKALSYATDRASASSIGEGGQEPPASQLGVVTQTYPQWIAPAAQSQNDYTYDPAKADQLLQSIGAVKGADGIYTLNGRKLSFTIINNGGYSDWVAALQTVAQGMKAAGIQLNVDNLSQNDYTTKLLNGQFQLAYYSETGGPAPYYELRQWLYSSNSAPIGQPAATNYERFSDPAVDKLFNQYAATADQATQKAIVGQLEQVMLNQVPIIPVTEAAAWYQYDTKDFTGWVTQQNDYAVPSVWQLPDWGQVLMHLQPK; this is encoded by the coding sequence ATGCACCAAGGCTTCCTGAAGAGAAGCGGCAGGGTCCTCGGCGTCGCCGCGGTCGCCGCGTCCATGCTGCTGGTGAGCGCCTGCGGCGGCTCCGGCGGCACGTCCGGCGGCGGCGACGCCAACGCCGTCCTGACCGTCTCCAACGAGAGCGGCGGGCTGTGGACCTGTAGTTTCAACCCGTTCAACAGCGGGGTCAGCTTCCTGTCCATGGGCGACGTGTACGAGCCGCTCATGTTCGTCAACGCACTGCAGAACGACAAGACCACCCCGTGGCTGGCCACGGCCTTCGCGTGGAGCAACAGCAACACCACGCTGACCTTCACCATCCGCAACGGGGTGAAGTGGAACGACGGCACCGCGATGACCGCCGCCGACGTGCTGTTCACCTTCGACGAGCTCAAGAAGTTCCCGGCGCTCGACCTCAACTCGGTCTGGTCGGTGCTCTCCTCCGTCCAGCAGTCGGGCAGCGACCAGATCGTCTTCCACTTCAAGACCGCGGCGACCCCGTACTTCTACTACATAGCGGACCAGATCCCGATCATCCCGCAGCACGTGTGGGGCTCGATCAAGGACCCGGTCACCTACACCGACGCCGACCCGGTCGCCACCGGCATGTACGTGGTCAAGCCCTGCACCCCGCAGAACATCACCTACAAGCCCAACTCCCACTACTGGCAGCCCGGCCTGCCCAAGGTGAAGACGCTGGAGTACCCGGCCTTCACCTCCAACGACTCGGCCAACAACTACCTGGCCACCGGGCAGGCCCAGTGGGGCGCCCAGTTCATCCCCAACATCCAGAAGTACTACCTGGACAAGAGCTCCAACTACCACTCCTGGGAGCCGCCGATCACCCAGGTGTCGATGTTCCCCAACGAGAAGGACCCGCTGCTCGGCAACGCCACCGTGCGCAAGGCCCTGTCCTACGCGACGGACCGGGCGTCGGCCTCCTCCATCGGCGAGGGCGGGCAGGAGCCCCCCGCCAGCCAGCTGGGCGTGGTCACCCAGACCTACCCGCAGTGGATCGCCCCGGCCGCCCAGTCGCAGAACGACTACACCTACGACCCGGCCAAGGCCGACCAGCTGCTGCAGAGCATCGGCGCGGTCAAGGGCGCCGACGGCATCTACACCCTGAACGGCAGGAAGCTCAGCTTCACCATCATCAACAACGGCGGCTACAGCGACTGGGTCGCCGCGCTGCAGACGGTGGCGCAGGGCATGAAGGCGGCCGGCATCCAGCTGAACGTCGACAACCTCTCGCAGAACGACTACACCACCAAGCTGCTCAACGGGCAGTTCCAGCTGGCCTACTACAGCGAGACCGGCGGCCCCGCGCCCTACTACGAGCTGCGCCAATGGCTGTACTCCAGCAACAGCGCGCCGATCGGGCAGCCCGCGGCGACCAACTACGAGCGCTTCAGCGACCCCGCCGTCGACAAGCTGTTCAACCAGTACGCCGCCACCGCCGACCAGGCCACCCAGAAGGCGATCGTCGGCCAGCTGGAGCAGGTCATGCTCAACCAGGTGCCGATCATCCCGGTGACCGAGGCCGCCGCCTGGTACCAGTACGACACCAAGGACTTCACCGGCTGGGTGACCCAGCAGAACGACTACGCCGTCCCCTCGGTCTGGCAGCTCCCCGACTGGGGCCAGGTGCTGATGCACCTCCAGCCGAAGTAG
- a CDS encoding DUF3592 domain-containing protein: MRLGILAVVFGGPLTALFVVSMVKRLFPMLRASRSGVVVQGTVLRVKAHHGGANGFRTFSREAHIEFTTADGERMTYVQLLESGVECRTGEAVTVRYSPANPRDSATIKDPYDVTTGLLVTGGLALLFGVVLVFGVLLILGVVHADPASA, encoded by the coding sequence ATGCGTCTAGGCATTCTGGCAGTGGTGTTCGGCGGCCCCCTCACCGCACTCTTCGTCGTATCGATGGTCAAGCGCCTGTTTCCGATGCTCCGCGCGTCCCGCTCGGGCGTGGTCGTCCAGGGCACGGTCCTGCGGGTCAAGGCGCACCACGGCGGAGCCAACGGGTTCCGGACTTTCTCCCGCGAAGCCCACATCGAGTTCACCACCGCCGACGGCGAACGGATGACGTACGTCCAGCTGCTGGAGTCCGGCGTCGAGTGCCGCACGGGTGAAGCGGTGACCGTCCGCTACAGCCCGGCGAACCCCCGTGACTCGGCGACCATCAAGGACCCCTACGACGTGACCACCGGACTCCTGGTCACCGGCGGTCTGGCGCTGCTGTTCGGAGTGGTGCTGGTCTTCGGGGTGCTGCTCATCCTCGGGGTGGTGCACGCCGACCCCGCTTCCGCCTGA
- a CDS encoding glycoside hydrolase family 13 protein — protein sequence MPAIRANPLPNEWWRGAAIYQVYVRSFADGNGDGVGDLAGVRSRLRHLADLGVDALWFNPWYPSPMADGGYDVTDYRSIDPAFGTLAEAEKLIAEALDLGIRTIIDIVPNHVSDTHRWFRQALAAPPGSPERARFWFRPGRGEHGELPPNDWPSQFGGSAWSRVAEPDGTPGEWYLHRFASQQPDLNWEHPEVRAEHEDVLRFWFDRGAAGVRIDSAAEVVKDPALPDFDPEHDPHPYLDRDELHDIYRSWRRLADSYPQPRALIGEVWLPDPERFARYLRPDELHTAFNFGFLACPWDAERLRESITTTLAVHAPVGAPATWVLANHDITRTVTRYGRADTGFDFATKGHGIPTDLALGTRRARAAALLSLALPGSVYLYQGEELGLPEVEDIPADRIEDPMYHRTGGADPGRDGCRVPLPWSGTVSPYGFSAEPVTGEPWLPQPDGWAGLSVAAQSGAPDSMLTLYRTALRLRRAEPGLGDGPMSWLDAGPRVLAFARGSGADGPGFTCVVNLSGAPVPLPAHTAVLLASGPLDGGALPPDTAVWLRTT from the coding sequence GTGCCTGCAATCCGGGCGAATCCCCTTCCCAACGAGTGGTGGCGTGGCGCCGCCATCTACCAGGTGTACGTCCGAAGCTTCGCCGACGGAAACGGCGACGGGGTCGGCGACCTCGCGGGCGTCCGCTCACGGCTGCGCCACCTGGCCGACCTCGGCGTCGACGCGCTGTGGTTCAACCCCTGGTACCCTTCGCCGATGGCCGACGGCGGGTACGACGTCACCGACTACCGCAGCATCGACCCCGCCTTCGGCACCCTGGCCGAGGCCGAGAAGCTCATCGCGGAAGCCCTCGACCTGGGCATCCGCACCATCATCGACATCGTCCCCAACCACGTCTCGGACACCCACCGCTGGTTCCGGCAGGCGCTGGCCGCACCACCCGGCTCACCCGAGCGCGCCCGCTTCTGGTTCCGCCCCGGCCGCGGCGAGCACGGCGAACTGCCGCCCAACGACTGGCCCTCGCAGTTCGGCGGCTCCGCCTGGAGCCGGGTCGCCGAACCCGACGGCACCCCCGGCGAGTGGTACCTGCACCGCTTCGCCTCCCAGCAGCCCGACCTCAACTGGGAGCACCCCGAGGTCCGCGCCGAGCACGAGGACGTGCTGCGCTTCTGGTTCGACCGGGGCGCCGCCGGGGTGCGGATCGACTCGGCCGCCGAGGTGGTCAAGGACCCGGCCCTGCCCGACTTCGACCCGGAGCACGACCCGCACCCGTACCTGGACCGCGACGAGCTCCACGACATCTACCGCTCCTGGCGCCGGCTCGCCGACTCCTACCCGCAGCCCCGGGCGCTGATCGGCGAGGTCTGGCTGCCCGACCCCGAGCGCTTCGCCCGCTACCTGCGCCCGGACGAACTGCACACCGCCTTCAACTTCGGCTTCCTGGCCTGCCCCTGGGACGCCGAGCGGCTGCGCGAGTCGATCACCACCACCCTGGCCGTGCACGCCCCGGTCGGCGCCCCCGCCACCTGGGTGCTCGCCAACCACGACATCACCCGCACCGTCACCCGCTACGGCCGCGCCGACACCGGCTTCGACTTCGCCACCAAGGGCCACGGCATCCCCACCGACCTGGCCCTGGGCACCCGCCGCGCCCGCGCCGCCGCGCTGCTGTCGCTGGCGCTGCCCGGCTCGGTCTACCTCTACCAGGGCGAGGAGCTGGGGCTGCCCGAGGTCGAGGACATCCCGGCCGACCGCATCGAGGACCCGATGTACCACCGCACCGGCGGGGCCGACCCCGGCCGCGACGGCTGCCGGGTGCCGCTGCCCTGGTCCGGGACGGTCTCCCCGTACGGCTTCAGCGCCGAGCCGGTCACCGGCGAGCCCTGGCTGCCGCAGCCCGACGGCTGGGCGGGGCTGTCCGTCGCCGCGCAGAGCGGCGCGCCGGACTCCATGCTCACCCTGTACCGCACCGCGCTGCGGCTGCGCCGGGCCGAACCCGGCCTCGGCGACGGGCCGATGAGCTGGCTGGACGCCGGTCCCCGGGTACTGGCCTTCGCCCGCGGCTCCGGCGCCGACGGGCCCGGATTCACCTGCGTGGTCAACCTGTCCGGCGCGCCCGTGCCGCTGCCCGCGCACACCGCGGTGCTGTTGGCCAGCGGCCCGCTGGACGGGGGCGCGCTGCCTCCCGATACCGCGGTGTGGCTGCGGACGACCTGA
- a CDS encoding carbohydrate ABC transporter permease produces the protein MAAVDTQTRTLISQSQLSRPRARVVYWVVLWALVALFALVFLFPLYWMFSSGLKTAAEVLQSPPSLVPAHPQAANYRHAWSDLDLGRFMLNTLMYAGGALAFQLVFDVSAAYALSKLRPVLGNVVLFMMLSTLMIPAMVLIIPQYLTALDVPFVHWDLLNTPWAIWLPSVANGFNIFILKRFFDSVPQDLLSAATIDGAGPLRTLWSVILPMSRPIIGVVSIFAVVNVWKDFLWPYLVLTDTSKMSINVGLYSLSGDGIPENVFMAALAMACVPTIVFFLIFQRNIMSGLTAGSLKG, from the coding sequence ATGGCAGCCGTCGACACCCAGACCCGGACCCTGATCTCGCAGTCCCAACTGTCCCGTCCGCGCGCCCGGGTCGTCTACTGGGTGGTGCTGTGGGCCCTGGTGGCGCTGTTCGCGCTGGTCTTCCTGTTCCCGCTGTACTGGATGTTCAGCAGCGGGCTGAAGACCGCCGCCGAGGTGCTGCAGAGCCCGCCGTCGCTGGTCCCGGCCCACCCGCAGGCGGCCAACTACCGCCACGCCTGGTCCGATCTGGACCTCGGCCGGTTCATGCTCAACACCCTGATGTACGCCGGCGGCGCGCTGGCCTTCCAGCTCGTCTTCGACGTCTCCGCCGCCTACGCCCTGTCCAAACTGCGGCCGGTGCTGGGCAACGTGGTGCTGTTCATGATGCTGTCCACGCTGATGATCCCGGCCATGGTCCTGATCATCCCGCAGTACCTCACCGCGCTGGACGTGCCGTTCGTGCACTGGGACCTGCTGAACACGCCGTGGGCGATCTGGCTGCCCTCGGTGGCCAACGGCTTCAACATCTTCATCCTGAAGCGCTTCTTCGACTCGGTGCCGCAGGACCTGCTGTCCGCCGCCACCATCGACGGCGCCGGACCGCTGCGGACGCTGTGGTCGGTGATCCTGCCGATGTCCCGGCCGATCATCGGCGTGGTGTCCATCTTCGCCGTGGTCAACGTCTGGAAGGACTTCCTCTGGCCCTACCTCGTCCTGACCGACACCTCCAAGATGTCCATCAACGTCGGCCTGTACAGCCTCAGCGGCGACGGCATCCCGGAGAACGTCTTCATGGCCGCCCTGGCCATGGCCTGCGTGCCGACCATCGTGTTCTTCCTGATCTTCCAGCGCAACATCATGTCGGGCCTCACCGCCGGCAGCCTCAAGGGCTGA
- a CDS encoding carbohydrate ABC transporter permease, translating into MATTDTPRHPARPRGAFLRGVQRNSTAYLFMIGAILCFAVFSWYPMIRELILSFQKVNIAGQSSGWAGLQNYRRAIHDPDFWSSWRTTGLFAGFALVFGYAVPFCIAVVLNELRHGKGYFRLLVYLPVMMPPVASAFLWKWFYTPDNTGLFNAALHLLHLPTSHWTQSSSPDFAVLCLVLFSTWINMGGGVLIYLAALQGIPGELYEAAELDGAGILKRVWHVTVPQTRMILSLMFLLQIVATAQVFLEPFILTGGSNGTVSVVYLVYQYAFNYGNFGGAAALGVMLFVGLACFSGAYLWLSRRGNEE; encoded by the coding sequence ATGGCGACCACCGACACGCCCCGCCACCCCGCCCGTCCGCGTGGCGCCTTCCTGCGCGGGGTACAACGCAACTCCACCGCCTACCTGTTCATGATCGGGGCGATCCTCTGCTTCGCGGTGTTCTCCTGGTACCCGATGATCCGGGAGCTGATCCTGAGCTTCCAGAAGGTCAACATCGCCGGGCAGAGCAGCGGTTGGGCCGGACTGCAGAACTACCGGCGGGCGATCCACGACCCCGACTTCTGGAGCTCCTGGCGCACCACCGGGCTGTTCGCCGGCTTCGCCCTGGTCTTCGGGTACGCCGTCCCGTTCTGCATCGCCGTGGTCCTCAACGAACTGCGGCACGGCAAGGGCTACTTCCGGCTGCTGGTCTACCTGCCGGTGATGATGCCGCCGGTGGCCTCCGCCTTCCTGTGGAAGTGGTTCTACACCCCGGACAACACCGGGCTGTTCAACGCCGCCCTGCACCTGCTGCACCTGCCGACCTCGCACTGGACGCAGTCCTCCTCCCCGGACTTCGCGGTGCTGTGCCTGGTGCTGTTCTCCACCTGGATCAACATGGGCGGGGGCGTGCTGATCTACCTGGCCGCGCTCCAGGGCATCCCCGGAGAGCTCTACGAGGCAGCCGAGTTGGACGGGGCGGGCATCCTCAAGCGGGTGTGGCACGTCACCGTCCCGCAGACCCGGATGATCCTGTCGCTGATGTTCCTGCTGCAGATCGTCGCCACCGCGCAGGTGTTCCTGGAGCCCTTCATCCTGACCGGCGGCTCCAACGGCACCGTCAGCGTGGTCTACCTGGTCTACCAGTACGCCTTCAACTACGGGAACTTCGGCGGCGCCGCCGCCCTGGGCGTGATGCTGTTCGTGGGCCTGGCCTGCTTCTCCGGCGCCTACCTGTGGCTGTCCCGACGCGGAAACGAGGAATGA